From Skermanella sp. TT6, a single genomic window includes:
- a CDS encoding helix-turn-helix domain-containing protein, whose protein sequence is MEPSPRILSSAVSIGPFLTVDEVAQILRVEPKEILRLIRMRVLGHHRIGRSLCVSENQLIRFVNDMRIDPCHANLTTTTSSSPGDRTAPTGSIATTIPLAAKFDSVQPERRTKRRLSVSCATSSDPAVPAPSKPIRSRRPSS, encoded by the coding sequence ATGGAACCGTCGCCCCGCATTCTGTCCAGTGCTGTTTCTATCGGACCCTTCCTGACCGTGGACGAGGTCGCACAAATCTTGCGCGTTGAGCCGAAAGAGATACTGAGGCTTATTCGGATGCGGGTTCTCGGTCACCATAGGATCGGCCGGAGTCTCTGCGTCTCGGAGAACCAGCTGATACGCTTCGTCAATGACATGAGGATCGATCCATGCCACGCAAACCTGACTACGACCACGTCGAGCTCGCCCGGCGACCGGACAGCCCCTACTGGCAGTATCGCTACTACGATCCCTTTAGCCGCAAAGTTCGATTCCGTTCAACCGGAACGGCGGACCAAGCGGAGGCTCAGCGTCTCCTGCGCGACGTCATCAGATCCGGCGGTGCCAGCACCTTCAAAACCGATCCGCAGCCGAAGACCGTCGTCCTGA
- the tnpA gene encoding IS66-like element accessory protein TnpA — protein sequence MDEDGPYRRVEVITGRCQRRVWTAQEKARIVAESAVPGANISEVARRNGVNRGLLTVWRREAGAVPEATPAQTPLFVPVTVVEEPAPAPPRDRRQASRETAPGRIEMDLRSGRLVFHGAVDPGLAAAVVAAARGRG from the coding sequence ATGGATGAAGACGGGCCGTATCGGCGGGTCGAGGTGATCACGGGACGGTGTCAACGGCGCGTGTGGACGGCACAGGAGAAGGCGCGCATCGTGGCGGAGAGCGCGGTGCCGGGCGCCAACATCTCCGAGGTCGCGCGGCGGAACGGGGTGAACCGCGGCCTGCTCACGGTCTGGCGCCGGGAGGCAGGTGCGGTCCCGGAAGCGACCCCGGCGCAGACGCCGCTGTTCGTTCCGGTCACGGTGGTCGAGGAGCCTGCGCCCGCTCCTCCGCGGGACCGGCGTCAAGCATCCCGGGAGACGGCGCCGGGCCGGATCGAGATGGATCTGCGCAGCGGGCGGCTGGTGTTCCACGGCGCCGTCGATCCCGGCCTCGCCGCGGCGGTCGTCGCGGCCGCCCGAGGGCGGGGATGA
- a CDS encoding tyrosine-type recombinase/integrase: MRHLTSYHGPLPVVDLSEECQQEYVNHRLEEGISPKTISRELSVLRASLYFAKEKDPSLTIPTILDVPELEPRGRWLKLEEFNKLLEKTKSPHIRLYMLLGIATAGRPSAILDLRWDQVDFGSRVIYLNPQGRAQTAKKRPIVRMTEILYQALLKAHAERRTDYVIEYGGYAVNSIRTAFREAAALAGFAKGDVTPYVLRHTAATWMAQDGVPLWEIANYLGHKTTRMVEKYYAHFDPGYQEKARAALDRRLDAIADAPQLHPRRAMGERKELRAAQPGPEKPMKSVQKMVGATGIEPVTPTMST, encoded by the coding sequence ATGAGGCACCTGACCAGCTATCATGGGCCTCTGCCCGTAGTCGACCTCTCGGAGGAATGCCAGCAGGAATACGTCAACCATCGCCTCGAGGAGGGCATAAGTCCCAAAACGATTTCCCGCGAGCTGTCGGTGCTCCGCGCGAGCCTGTATTTCGCCAAGGAAAAAGACCCGTCGTTGACGATCCCAACGATCCTCGATGTTCCCGAACTCGAGCCTCGCGGACGGTGGCTGAAGCTCGAAGAGTTCAACAAGCTACTGGAAAAAACAAAGTCTCCGCACATCCGGCTTTACATGCTGCTGGGCATCGCGACTGCTGGCCGACCGAGCGCTATCCTCGACCTGCGTTGGGACCAAGTCGATTTCGGCAGCAGGGTCATCTATCTCAATCCGCAGGGACGAGCCCAGACTGCCAAGAAGCGCCCGATCGTCCGGATGACGGAGATCCTTTACCAGGCGCTCCTCAAGGCCCACGCGGAACGGCGGACCGACTACGTCATCGAGTACGGCGGCTACGCCGTGAACTCGATCAGGACTGCCTTCCGGGAAGCCGCTGCCTTGGCGGGCTTCGCCAAAGGGGACGTGACGCCCTACGTGCTGCGCCATACCGCCGCCACCTGGATGGCGCAGGACGGCGTGCCGCTGTGGGAGATCGCGAATTATCTCGGACACAAAACGACCCGGATGGTGGAAAAGTACTATGCCCATTTCGATCCGGGTTACCAGGAGAAGGCCAGGGCGGCGCTCGACCGCCGGCTCGACGCGATCGCCGATGCACCCCAGCTGCACCCCAGACGGGCCATGGGCGAGCGGAAAGAGTTGCGCGCCGCGCAACCCGGTCCGGAAAAGCCAATGAAATCAGTTCAAAAGATGGTGGGCGCGACAGGGATTGAACCTGTGACCCCTACGATGTCAACGTAG
- a CDS encoding YecA family protein gives MTAEPAAQTGPAAPRAMQDAEELEAYQRGRAAPVSRLDGLDGYLTAVLIGPKFLDPRIWLGDLLGDHALLAAESSREHRAVQAVADHHNRLSETMAQFPGLYRPHLAPHHAGGLDPIFWSLGFLVATRLAPRAWKSVTNPGKPEHAPFQALGPVLFGTAAIAEADVPAVAKAILELREHFKARRNRSMR, from the coding sequence ATGACGGCCGAGCCCGCTGCGCAGACCGGACCGGCGGCGCCCAGGGCGATGCAGGACGCGGAGGAGCTCGAAGCGTACCAGCGGGGCCGGGCGGCGCCGGTGTCGCGGCTGGACGGCCTCGACGGCTACCTGACCGCCGTGCTGATCGGGCCGAAGTTCCTCGATCCGCGGATCTGGCTCGGCGACCTGCTGGGCGACCACGCCCTGCTCGCCGCGGAGAGCAGCCGGGAGCACCGGGCCGTCCAGGCCGTGGCGGACCACCATAACCGCCTGTCGGAGACGATGGCGCAGTTCCCCGGCCTGTACCGGCCGCATCTGGCGCCGCACCACGCAGGAGGGCTGGACCCGATCTTCTGGTCCCTCGGGTTCCTGGTGGCCACCCGGCTGGCGCCGCGCGCCTGGAAGAGCGTGACCAACCCGGGCAAACCGGAACATGCTCCGTTCCAGGCCCTGGGCCCCGTGCTGTTCGGCACGGCGGCCATCGCCGAGGCCGACGTCCCGGCCGTAGCCAAGGCCATCCTGGAGTTGCGCGAACACTTCAAGGCCCGCCGCAACCGATCCATGCGGTGA
- a CDS encoding DUF3987 domain-containing protein has product MMPRKTPCSSRPEQLSLIDLIASDRLSDDRRTALKGLLASKPAGHWRGMDIVPPGSLLDRVAELFQRTTDFPLEVPVFLTLNSLAAYLLDRDVVIEVAGTRMRPDLWTTILAPSGSGKTLSTTVISATMPLRQFPQTTTAATFMQQLAEHNRGAWFQDEWAQVLKRIETQSYAEELRDYLLRLYDNKPLSRTTMKGSIVVEDPALVIVGTSVPETFLSAVSAESMLDGFMQRFQYVVGDPDPARPASLFPIYRTMEPGNLAPLAAAWQALEAKPLHPIYRTSTEAEDSYVIAFRQAFARHESMPTSFFRRVMWRAMKYALVYHFLLGKAEEVIDAEDVGWAARVSALHLSDARRLLDAYDLNELETLARKAESLRDRLGRLPTCRDLISGVRGIRNAATARFILELLEPARSDKSN; this is encoded by the coding sequence ATGATGCCGCGCAAGACACCCTGTTCGTCCCGCCCGGAGCAGCTGAGCCTGATAGACCTGATCGCCAGCGATCGCCTGAGCGATGATCGTCGGACGGCGCTCAAGGGACTGCTGGCAAGCAAGCCCGCCGGTCACTGGCGCGGCATGGATATCGTGCCACCGGGATCGTTGCTCGACCGCGTCGCAGAACTGTTTCAGCGGACGACCGATTTTCCGCTCGAAGTGCCGGTTTTCCTGACCCTTAACTCGTTGGCCGCCTATCTGCTCGATCGTGATGTCGTGATCGAAGTTGCCGGCACCCGGATGCGGCCGGATCTGTGGACGACGATCCTCGCTCCCAGCGGCTCGGGCAAGACCCTGTCGACAACCGTGATCAGCGCGACCATGCCGCTGCGGCAGTTTCCGCAGACGACTACTGCTGCGACGTTCATGCAACAGCTCGCGGAACACAACCGGGGAGCATGGTTCCAGGATGAGTGGGCTCAGGTCCTGAAACGGATTGAGACGCAGAGCTACGCGGAAGAGCTTCGGGATTACCTGTTGCGGCTGTACGACAACAAGCCATTATCCCGCACCACCATGAAGGGCAGCATCGTGGTGGAGGATCCGGCCCTCGTGATCGTCGGTACTTCGGTGCCCGAAACTTTTCTCTCAGCTGTCTCTGCGGAGAGCATGCTGGATGGCTTCATGCAGAGATTTCAGTACGTGGTCGGCGACCCGGATCCGGCCCGGCCGGCCAGCCTGTTTCCGATCTACCGGACCATGGAGCCCGGTAATCTGGCGCCGCTGGCGGCCGCGTGGCAGGCGTTGGAAGCCAAACCGCTGCATCCGATCTACCGGACCTCGACGGAGGCTGAGGATTCATACGTCATCGCGTTCCGTCAGGCCTTCGCGCGTCACGAAAGCATGCCGACCTCGTTCTTCCGGCGGGTGATGTGGCGCGCTATGAAGTACGCCCTGGTCTATCACTTTCTGCTCGGGAAGGCGGAGGAAGTGATTGATGCCGAGGATGTCGGCTGGGCGGCTCGGGTCAGCGCTCTGCACCTGTCGGACGCCCGGCGTCTGCTCGACGCATACGACCTGAACGAACTGGAGACGCTCGCGCGCAAGGCAGAGAGTTTGCGGGATCGCCTCGGGCGCCTGCCGACCTGCCGCGACCTGATCTCCGGGGTGCGTGGCATCCGCAACGCGGCCACGGCCCGCTTCATCCTGGAACTGCTGGAGCCGGCAAGATCAGACAAGTCAAACTGA
- a CDS encoding relaxase/mobilization nuclease domain-containing protein codes for MLIKGQSRGDPRGLAAHLLKGQNDERPEVLQIRGSASAHGWGALADFDDYAATARRPPVRTLMHVSFNPAPEDWSSGAMTPALLMEIVDRAEHDLGLSGHPRLVVRHVKHAREHYHVVWARTDPATGRTASDSYTVRTLMGTARRAERQYGLRQVHDRPTAAALRPACGRRHDGPPTPGRARRRTHAREQAAVRTGLPVAEVSAVVVAAWTTTDSAPAFRDHLAGYGLVLAWGDGGKRGRARGLGKTLLAVDEAGVLHNVRMLLPGIRKGELMMRMGGTDLPDPAGAKKAAKEIATMLRRNLDDARQEIAALRAHRAELDRLARVERHRRQWLARQAWRERRRRTAAEALVAQLKGMVRWLQQQLALIAGWGASLAGRALVPGWVGRWIPVAAQEAQAAGPAQKPLPASSPVASPAVSTEVSGPVRTAQPRNAAAREMLDLAARGRDDAALEAELGRIMASQRNVRIRNRLRGGSGRDARG; via the coding sequence ATGCTGATTAAGGGTCAAAGCCGGGGCGACCCCCGGGGACTTGCCGCGCACCTGCTGAAGGGCCAAAACGATGAGCGACCCGAGGTACTGCAGATCCGGGGATCGGCGTCCGCGCACGGATGGGGAGCGCTGGCCGACTTCGACGACTACGCCGCGACCGCCCGACGCCCGCCGGTCAGGACGCTGATGCACGTCAGCTTCAACCCTGCTCCGGAGGACTGGTCGAGCGGCGCCATGACGCCCGCTCTGCTGATGGAGATCGTCGACCGGGCCGAGCATGACCTGGGCCTCAGTGGACACCCGCGCCTGGTCGTCAGACACGTCAAGCACGCGCGCGAGCACTACCACGTAGTATGGGCACGGACGGATCCGGCAACCGGCCGGACGGCATCGGATTCCTATACCGTCCGCACCCTGATGGGCACGGCGCGCCGCGCGGAGCGCCAGTACGGCCTGCGCCAGGTGCACGACCGGCCGACAGCTGCCGCCCTGCGGCCGGCTTGCGGGCGTCGGCATGACGGCCCGCCGACACCGGGTCGGGCACGGCGGCGGACGCATGCCCGCGAGCAGGCGGCAGTCCGGACCGGCTTGCCGGTTGCCGAGGTGTCCGCGGTTGTCGTGGCTGCCTGGACGACGACGGACAGCGCACCGGCTTTCCGCGACCATCTGGCGGGCTATGGGCTGGTGCTGGCGTGGGGAGACGGCGGCAAGCGCGGCCGGGCGCGCGGCCTCGGGAAGACGCTGCTCGCGGTCGACGAGGCCGGTGTGCTGCACAACGTCCGAATGCTGCTGCCCGGAATACGCAAAGGCGAGCTGATGATGCGCATGGGCGGGACCGACCTGCCGGATCCCGCTGGTGCGAAGAAAGCTGCGAAGGAGATCGCGACGATGCTGCGCAGGAATTTGGACGATGCCCGGCAGGAGATCGCCGCGCTGCGAGCCCATCGGGCCGAGTTGGATCGGCTGGCCCGGGTCGAGCGGCACCGGCGCCAGTGGCTGGCGCGCCAAGCGTGGCGCGAGCGCCGGCGCCGGACGGCTGCGGAGGCCCTGGTAGCCCAGCTGAAGGGCATGGTCCGATGGCTGCAGCAACAGCTGGCGCTGATCGCGGGCTGGGGCGCGTCCCTGGCGGGCAGGGCTCTCGTCCCGGGCTGGGTCGGCCGCTGGATACCCGTCGCGGCGCAGGAGGCGCAGGCCGCGGGACCGGCGCAGAAACCGCTGCCGGCATCGTCGCCGGTCGCGAGCCCCGCCGTCAGTACCGAGGTATCCGGACCGGTCCGCACCGCACAGCCACGCAATGCTGCCGCGCGGGAAATGCTCGACTTGGCGGCACGTGGCCGGGACGACGCGGCACTGGAAGCCGAACTCGGTCGCATCATGGCATCGCAGCGCAACGTTCGCATCCGCAACCGGCTGCGGGGCGGCTCCGGCCGTGACGCCCGCGGGTGA
- a CDS encoding ISAs1 family transposase — MVEASGTVLGFFTSVEDPRQRGKVVYRLDEILLIVLAGADNMVEAAGFARMNLEALRGIRPLARGVPSHDTLTDVVNALDPGTFEECFESWIGAIRPDAPDLIAIDGKTSRRSGDARTGRRPLHTLSAYAREQRLVRPRRSWTASRTSGS, encoded by the coding sequence ATGGTGGAAGCTTCGGGAACGGTTCTGGGCTTCTTCACGAGCGTTGAGGACCCGCGCCAGCGGGGCAAAGTGGTCTACCGGCTGGACGAGATCCTGCTGATCGTGCTGGCGGGGGCTGACAACATGGTCGAGGCGGCGGGCTTTGCCCGTATGAACCTTGAGGCGTTGCGCGGGATCCGGCCGTTGGCGCGCGGCGTGCCGAGCCACGACACTCTGACCGACGTGGTCAACGCGCTCGACCCCGGCACCTTCGAGGAGTGCTTCGAGAGCTGGATCGGGGCGATCCGGCCCGACGCGCCGGACCTGATCGCGATCGACGGCAAGACCTCGCGACGCAGCGGCGACGCACGCACCGGCCGGCGCCCGCTGCACACCCTGTCGGCCTACGCGCGCGAGCAGCGGCTGGTCCGGCCCAGGAGGTCGTGGACGGCAAGTCGAACGAGCGGGTCATGA
- the tnpB gene encoding IS66 family insertion sequence element accessory protein TnpB (TnpB, as the term is used for proteins encoded by IS66 family insertion elements, is considered an accessory protein, since TnpC, encoded by a neighboring gene, is a DDE family transposase.), whose product MITPRPGLKVVLATQPIDFRKGVHGLVALVAEALKADPYCGDVFVFRSKRKDRLKLLVWDGSGLILATKWLEDGGFPWPPVRDGAVRLSAVQFALLLDGLEWRAAAPPPVKTPRWMG is encoded by the coding sequence ATGATCACGCCGCGTCCCGGCCTCAAGGTCGTGCTCGCCACGCAGCCGATCGATTTCCGCAAAGGGGTCCACGGCCTGGTCGCCCTGGTGGCCGAGGCGCTGAAGGCGGATCCCTACTGCGGTGACGTCTTCGTCTTCCGCTCCAAGCGCAAGGACCGGCTCAAGCTCCTGGTTTGGGACGGTAGCGGATTGATCCTCGCAACGAAGTGGCTGGAGGACGGCGGATTCCCCTGGCCGCCGGTCCGGGACGGCGCGGTCCGGCTGAGCGCGGTCCAGTTCGCGCTGCTGCTCGACGGACTGGAGTGGCGCGCGGCCGCGCCGCCACCCGTGAAGACGCCCCGGTGGATGGGCTGA
- a CDS encoding N-formylglutamate amidohydrolase: MDRHFDADADRARVFEILEPPVQTLPLVLASPHSGALYLPEFLAASRLDGFALRKSEDSFVDEIFLAAPLLGAPLIRALFPRAFLDANREAFELDPEMFADALPAYVNTRSPRVAAGLGTIAKVVANGEEIYRGKLRFAEALGRVNRFYHPYHAALKRLIDQTRQRFGYCVLVDCHSMPSTGVPADGPSGRSKVDFVLGDCYGSSCTPLLIETAERALRAHGYVVNRNTPYAGGFTTRHYGRPRMGIHALQVEINRSLYMDERTITRKPYISTLSDHMERLIDILAKVRIPRAD; the protein is encoded by the coding sequence ATGGATCGCCACTTCGACGCCGATGCGGACCGCGCCCGGGTTTTCGAAATCCTGGAGCCACCGGTCCAGACGCTCCCGCTGGTGCTGGCTTCGCCGCACAGCGGTGCCTTGTACCTGCCCGAATTCCTGGCCGCCTCCAGGCTTGACGGTTTCGCGCTCCGCAAGTCGGAGGACAGTTTCGTCGACGAGATCTTCCTGGCAGCCCCCTTGCTCGGGGCGCCGCTGATCCGGGCGCTGTTTCCGCGGGCCTTCCTGGACGCCAACCGGGAGGCGTTCGAGCTGGACCCGGAGATGTTCGCCGACGCCCTTCCGGCCTACGTCAACACCCGCTCGCCCCGCGTCGCCGCCGGCCTGGGGACCATCGCGAAGGTGGTCGCGAACGGGGAGGAGATCTATCGCGGCAAGCTGCGCTTCGCCGAAGCGCTGGGCCGGGTCAACCGGTTCTACCACCCCTACCATGCGGCGCTGAAGCGCCTGATCGACCAGACCCGCCAGCGCTTCGGCTATTGCGTGCTGGTCGACTGTCATTCCATGCCCTCCACCGGCGTCCCGGCCGACGGGCCGTCGGGCCGGTCCAAGGTGGATTTCGTCCTGGGCGACTGCTACGGCAGTTCCTGCACGCCGCTGCTGATCGAGACCGCCGAACGCGCGCTCCGCGCCCATGGATACGTCGTCAACCGCAACACCCCCTATGCCGGCGGCTTCACCACCCGGCATTACGGACGGCCGCGCATGGGGATCCATGCGCTCCAGGTCGAGATCAACCGGTCGCTCTACATGGACGAGCGCACGATCACCCGGAAACCCTATATCTCGACCCTGTCCGACCATATGGAGCGGCTGATCGACATCCTCGCCAAGGTCCGCATCCCGAGGGCCGACTGA
- a CDS encoding aspartate/glutamate racemase family protein produces the protein MRIKVINPNTTAGMTAKIGEAARAIAAPGTEIVAVNPAAGPVSIEGHYDEAVSVLGVLEEVRKGEAEGCDGYVIACFGDPGLLAAREVATGPVVGIAEAAMHAASFISTGFSIVTTLTRTCVIAEHLVERYGMHRACRKVRGTDIPVLDLEGTGEEAGEGGGPVFRAIVAECRRAAAEDRCGAIVLGCAGMADLVARVQREVGLPVIDGVAAAVVQVEGLVRLGLGTSKHGDLAWPLPKTYVGDLARFAPAAR, from the coding sequence ATGCGGATCAAGGTGATCAACCCCAACACGACGGCCGGCATGACGGCGAAGATCGGCGAGGCGGCGCGCGCGATCGCCGCGCCGGGAACGGAGATCGTCGCGGTCAATCCCGCCGCCGGCCCGGTATCGATCGAAGGCCATTACGACGAGGCCGTCAGCGTCCTGGGCGTCCTGGAGGAGGTCAGGAAGGGCGAGGCCGAGGGGTGCGACGGCTATGTCATCGCCTGCTTCGGGGACCCCGGCCTGCTGGCCGCCCGCGAGGTCGCGACCGGACCGGTGGTCGGCATCGCCGAGGCCGCGATGCATGCGGCGAGCTTCATCTCGACCGGATTTTCCATCGTGACGACGCTGACCCGGACCTGCGTGATCGCCGAGCATCTGGTCGAGCGCTACGGCATGCACCGCGCCTGCCGCAAGGTGCGCGGCACCGACATCCCCGTGCTCGACCTGGAAGGCACCGGGGAGGAAGCGGGCGAGGGCGGCGGTCCGGTCTTCCGGGCGATCGTCGCGGAGTGCCGGCGGGCCGCGGCCGAGGACCGTTGCGGCGCCATCGTCCTGGGTTGCGCCGGCATGGCCGACTTGGTGGCCAGGGTCCAGCGCGAGGTCGGCCTGCCGGTGATCGACGGCGTGGCCGCGGCGGTCGTCCAGGTCGAGGGCTTGGTCAGGCTCGGCCTGGGAACCAGCAAGCACGGAGATCTCGCCTGGCCGCTGCCCAAGACCTACGTGGGGGACCTCGCCCGCTTCGCCCCGGCGGCGCGGTAG
- a CDS encoding ISAs1 family transposase, which produces MDGKSNERVMIPSLLDKLRLKGSLVTIDAAGSYRPIAAQIVEAGADYLLAVKANQPKLLAGIKAALEQAAPETVQRCETEDTGHGRRERRRCTVVPAPAGLGGKTPWAGLRYVAAVEGTVLRDGKMTTLTRYYITSRNLTADQFLEAVWGHWSIENSVRWVLDVVFGDDYSRLRSQFGPRNMALVQRIALNLIRLRPSGKDSLTVKRKKAG; this is translated from the coding sequence GTGGACGGCAAGTCGAACGAGCGGGTCATGATCCCCTCGCTGCTCGACAAGCTGCGCCTGAAGGGCTCGCTGGTGACGATCGACGCGGCTGGCAGCTACCGGCCGATCGCCGCCCAGATCGTCGAGGCCGGGGCGGATTACCTGCTCGCGGTCAAGGCCAACCAGCCCAAGCTGCTGGCCGGGATCAAGGCGGCGCTCGAGCAGGCCGCGCCGGAAACGGTCCAACGCTGCGAGACCGAGGACACCGGGCACGGCCGCCGGGAGCGGCGGCGCTGCACAGTGGTGCCGGCCCCGGCCGGGCTCGGCGGCAAGACGCCTTGGGCCGGGCTCCGGTACGTCGCCGCCGTGGAGGGCACGGTGCTGCGCGACGGCAAGATGACCACCCTCACCCGGTACTACATCACCTCGCGGAACCTGACGGCGGACCAGTTCCTGGAGGCGGTCTGGGGGCATTGGTCCATTGAGAATTCGGTCCGTTGGGTTCTGGACGTCGTCTTCGGCGACGACTACTCCCGCCTGCGCTCCCAGTTCGGTCCCCGCAACATGGCCCTGGTCCAACGCATCGCCCTTAACCTGATCCGGCTCAGGCCCTCGGGCAAGGACAGTCTCACGGTCAAGCGCAAAAAAGCCGGTTGA
- the tnpC gene encoding IS66 family transposase, with protein MAEPPDPLPADPAELVRIIRDLEARNADLQAQVKTLKAMIFGAKSERAAMIDPEQGVLDLGDLAVEAAPAANDNADRTSGKPGRHPRRPANRNVGALPRHLPRVETTIEPESTACPCCAGPMHRIGEDVAEALDVIPALVRVLRTIRPKYACRCCRGTLVQAAARPRVVDGGMATTALVAHVVVAKFAWHLPLYRQSRMFAGQGIALDRTTLVFWVRRAAWWLKPLYERLLLYIRSQERVFCDETPLPRLDPGRGRTRICQLWAQAVDDRPWQGPARPAVGYVFAEGRDTAAIQDQLAGFDGLLQVDGYVAYKALVRRRRRATIRLVFCLSHARRKFVAVFRTTRSEVAREVIGRLGEVYAIEARIRGTTAETRLRVRQDRSRPILEALKVRLMAVRAEISGQSSLAKAISYTLGHWDGLVAFLEDGRIEVDTNTVERLMRPIGLGRKNALFAGSAAGGRDWAILASLINSARLNGLDPFSYLADVLERIVSGAVKANDLDRLLPWAWKAERGADAGTVRAA; from the coding sequence ATGGCCGAGCCTCCCGACCCGCTCCCCGCAGACCCCGCCGAACTGGTCCGGATCATCCGTGATCTGGAGGCCAGGAACGCGGATCTGCAGGCGCAGGTGAAGACCCTGAAGGCGATGATCTTCGGGGCGAAGTCGGAGAGGGCCGCGATGATCGACCCGGAGCAGGGCGTCCTCGATCTCGGCGACCTCGCCGTCGAGGCGGCTCCGGCCGCCAACGACAACGCGGACCGCACGTCCGGGAAGCCGGGGCGGCACCCGCGCCGTCCGGCGAACCGGAATGTCGGCGCTCTGCCCCGGCATCTGCCGCGGGTCGAGACGACTATCGAGCCGGAGAGCACCGCGTGCCCGTGCTGCGCCGGGCCGATGCACCGGATCGGCGAGGACGTCGCCGAGGCGCTGGACGTGATCCCGGCCCTTGTGCGCGTCCTGCGCACCATCCGGCCGAAGTATGCCTGCCGATGCTGCCGCGGCACCCTGGTCCAGGCCGCCGCCAGGCCGCGCGTGGTGGACGGCGGCATGGCCACCACCGCGCTGGTCGCCCACGTGGTGGTGGCGAAGTTCGCCTGGCACCTGCCGCTGTACCGGCAGTCCCGGATGTTCGCCGGCCAGGGCATCGCGCTGGACCGGACGACGCTGGTGTTCTGGGTTCGCCGGGCGGCGTGGTGGCTGAAGCCGCTGTACGAGCGGCTGCTGCTCTACATCCGATCCCAGGAGCGGGTGTTCTGCGACGAGACGCCGTTGCCCCGGTTGGATCCCGGACGGGGCCGCACCAGGATCTGCCAGCTGTGGGCCCAGGCGGTGGACGACCGCCCCTGGCAGGGACCGGCCCGACCGGCGGTCGGCTACGTGTTCGCCGAGGGGCGGGACACGGCGGCGATCCAGGACCAGCTGGCGGGCTTCGACGGGCTTCTCCAGGTGGACGGCTATGTGGCCTACAAGGCGCTTGTCCGCCGCCGGAGGCGGGCGACGATCCGGCTCGTCTTCTGCCTGAGCCATGCCCGCCGCAAGTTCGTGGCGGTGTTCAGGACGACCCGGTCGGAGGTGGCGCGGGAAGTGATCGGGCGCCTCGGTGAGGTCTACGCCATCGAGGCACGCATCCGCGGCACGACGGCGGAGACCCGCCTGCGGGTCCGGCAGGACCGGTCCCGGCCGATCCTGGAAGCTCTGAAGGTCCGGCTGATGGCGGTGCGGGCGGAGATCTCCGGCCAGTCGAGCCTGGCCAAGGCGATCTCCTACACCCTGGGTCACTGGGACGGGCTGGTCGCCTTCCTCGAGGACGGCCGCATCGAGGTGGATACCAACACCGTGGAGAGACTGATGCGCCCGATCGGGTTGGGCCGCAAGAACGCCCTGTTCGCCGGCTCCGCGGCGGGCGGCCGGGACTGGGCGATCCTCGCCTCGCTGATCAACAGCGCCAGGCTGAACGGCCTCGACCCGTTCTCCTACCTGGCCGACGTGCTGGAGCGCATCGTGTCGGGTGCCGTGAAGGCCAACGATCTCGACCGCCTGCTGCCGTGGGCATGGAAAGCCGAGCGGGGCGCCGATGCCGGGACGGTCCGGGCGGCATGA